One segment of bacterium DNA contains the following:
- a CDS encoding UbiX family flavin prenyltransferase translates to QNLIHRVCEVALKERVPLLLLVREAPYSIVHLENMLKLARIGVDIVPPMPGFYHQPKTVRDIVDFVVGKVLDLLDIDHDLYQRWEPK, encoded by the coding sequence ACCAAAACCTGATACATAGAGTTTGTGAAGTAGCCCTAAAAGAACGCGTCCCTCTTCTTCTTCTTGTACGTGAGGCTCCTTATTCAATAGTCCATTTAGAAAACATGCTGAAGTTAGCGAGAATCGGCGTTGATATCGTTCCACCGATGCCGGGATTCTACCATCAGCCGAAAACAGTTAGAGATATAGTCGATTTTGTTGTCGGGAAAGTATTAGATTTATTAGATATTGACCATGATTTATATCAGCGCTGGGAACCGAAATAA